A genomic window from Tolypothrix sp. PCC 7910 includes:
- the rpmG gene encoding 50S ribosomal protein L33 — translation MAKSKGVRIIVTLECTECRTNANKRTPGVSRYTTTKNRRNTTNRLELKKFCSHCNTHTVHKEIK, via the coding sequence AAGGTGTCCGCATAATCGTGACACTAGAATGTACCGAATGTCGCACTAACGCTAACAAGCGTACTCCCGGTGTTTCCCGGTATACCACTACGAAAAATCGGCGTAACACCACCAACCGATTAGAACTGAAAAAGTTCTGTTCTCATTGCAACACACACACAGTCCACAAGGAAATTAAGTAA
- the rpsR gene encoding 30S ribosomal protein S18, whose protein sequence is MSYYRRRLSPIKPGEPIDYKDVDLLRKFITERGKILPRRITGLTSQQQRDLTLAIKRARIVALLPFINAEG, encoded by the coding sequence ATGAGTTACTACCGTCGTCGTCTGTCTCCGATTAAGCCGGGAGAACCAATCGATTATAAAGATGTTGATTTGTTGCGGAAATTTATCACCGAGCGCGGTAAAATCCTGCCACGGCGGATTACTGGGCTAACATCTCAGCAACAGCGAGACTTGACATTGGCGATTAAACGTGCCCGGATTGTGGCATTGTTGCCGTTTATCAATGCGGAAGGCTAA